The Magnetococcus marinus MC-1 genome contains the following window.
AGCAGACCGCCCAGCTTATTCAGACCATCACCACGGCTAACCAAGAGCAGAGCCAAGGGGCGGCCCAGATCAACACCGCCATCCAACAGTTAGATCAGGTGATTCAACGCAACGCGGGGGCCAGTGAAGAGTTGGCGGCCACCGCTGAGCAACTCTCGGCCCAAGCGGATCAGCTACAAAGCAGCATTGCCTTCTTCCGTCTAGATCCCCAACCCAGGGCGCTCTTACAGTAAACACCACAGGGCTGGCACCCGCTTTCATCGGTGGTGTCAGCCCTCCCCCCTCTTTAGCCACCCGAGGGGTACATCAGCCATAGGATTCTCTACCTCCCCACCGTCCACGCCGAGCGGCTCCATAAATTCACACCCCACACAAACCCTCGGCATGAAGGTACCCCTGCACCGCCACAGCCCTGTTTGTCCGGCCTGCAAGCCCATAGGCTTACAGGCATCGTGCAGAGCGTAACCCCACCAAGGGTTAAGAAGATTGTATGAAAGGGGTATGATGAACAGGAAAACGTCGAAAAAGGGTTAAACAACCCCTATGGGGTGCGCAACAAACAAGGCCAAAACCGCCTCTATGGGGTAAGCAACTGCTGCCACTGGCGCAGCATCGCCTGACGTGAAAAATGGGTTTCACTCAACTGGTAGGCCCGCGCCCCCATCTGCTGGCACAGCTCCGGCGCACGGCTTAAGCGCTCAATGGCCGCCAACAGTCCCGCTTTATCCTCCGGCGCGAAGACCAATCCACACTGCTGCTCCCGCACCAAAGCCCCCATTTCACCCTCAGGATCAGCCACCAACAGCACCCCCCGCCCCGCCTGTAAAATACCACACAGCTTACTGGGAAAAATCAACCCCTCCATCTCCGGTGCCAAGGAGACCAGATGCAGATCCGCCACCGCCAGGGTCAAATGCAATCTCTCTTGGGGTTGGTAGGGATGAAACTGCACCGTACGGCCCAACTGTTCCTGCACCGCCTCAGCCACCTGTGCCCGCTGCGGACCACCCCCTATAAACAGCCATTGAATGGCCTGATTTGCCGCGCTCTGCTCAATCGCCCAGATGATGCTCTCAAACCGGTGCGCACGCCCCATATTACCCGAGTAGCTCAACACAAAACGGTGATCCAACTGCCAACGGTGACGATAGGGGTTAGGCTGCGCCATATCCCTTTCTGGCTGCGGTGAAACCGACCAGTTATAGATGACATGTAGGCGTTTTTCATCCACCCCCTCCCGTTGCAGACGGGCTTTCATCCCTGCACAGATCACCACATTGGCAGTAGCCCGACGTAAAGAAAGATTGCGCAATCCCCGCAACAACGGTTGCAAACCCCGCCAGGGCAACTGGGGCAGCAGCGCCACAGCCACCTCGGGAAACAGATCCTGCACCCAATTGACCACCCGCACACGTTTAACCAGCGCCAGCAACGCCACCACCACCGAGAGCAGCGGTGGGTCGGTTTTAACCACCACCCAATCGTCACGCCGTGCCAACCACAGTAGCCGCCACGCCGCAAAAAGATAAAAACTCAGATAGTCCAACCCCCGCCCCAGCAAATGGCTGCGCCCAAACTGAAAGCCCGCCACCCGGAACACCTGCACACCATGATAGCTATCCCGCGCGGCGAGACTCTGGCCGCCCTCATAACGCTGTCGGCTGGTAATCACACACACCCGACGACCTTGCCCAGCCAGATGCTGGCTCAGATCGCTAAGCAGTTGGCTGGTGGCCGAGTGATCCGGTGCAAAGTAGCGGTTTACAAAGATGATTTGGCGCATCAACAGAGACCTTTACACAGGCACACCCAACCCACAGGCTTGGCATTGCGCGGGGTTAATTTAGAGGCTGGACGGAAGGCTCGTATAGGGTTTTAGCGTACTGCGATGGCGACGGCTTTGATGGGGCAGACGGCTGGCCACCAAACCCAACGCCAACATAATATAAAAAGTAAAAATATTGGCAGGAATCTGTAAATTAAAGTCCACCAAACCGTGCAAGAGAAGGGATAACGTCGAAACCAGCGAGGCAAACAACACACCCCGCACAAAGGGATCTTGCCGCTTGATAAAAGCCCGCGCAATACGCCCCCACAACAGCGCCACACCACTCATCCAGATAAGATATCCGATCAGCCCATAGTCGCTAATAAACTCCAGATGATCGTTGTGTACATGGTTATAAAATTTACTGATGCTCTCGGGCCGGTAGAGGGGAAAAATGACCTCAAACGAGCCGCCGCCACTGCCGAGCAAGGGGTAATCCTTAATCTTCTCTTTAACGGCCTCGTACACCACAAAACGATCCATCTCTCTATTTTGGATGGTGAGCATGCGACCCGTCAATTTTTCAAGGTTAAACCAAGCCCCCCCAACCAAGGCAATAATCAGCAAGGGAATAAACAGGCGCCGCTCCCGTTTTGAACGGTATCGACGGGCAAAGGTCAGCAAAACCACACTAAACAGCGCCACAAACAGCGCAAGGTTGCCCCCCCGGGAGAGACTCATAATCAACCCAAAGATCATAACCATGGTCAGCACCAGAATAAGCCCACGGTAGCTGCTTAGTTCATTAAGCAAGCTCTGCACTTTATCCTTGCCACTCTGTCCCATATCCCGCGCATAACGCAGCCAAGCCACCAATAGACCGATCCCCACCGGGATAGCAAACTCCAGATAACCGGCAAAATGGTTACGGTTCACAAAGGTGCCCGTTAGAAAATCTTGTTTTTCTGGTGTGCTTAATGCTTTAAACCACAGAAAAAAATAACCATCCGTATGCAGGGTAAGCAAACCAAAAAAGATTTGAAAGAGCCCCGTGACAAACAGGGTTAGCATCACCCATTTTACCCGCTCTCGACTGTTTACCAGCACCATCACCAGCCAAAAGGCGCCCAGCCAAGCCATCCACGCAATCCAGCTCTGCCAAGCCGTGAACAGGTCCACCACCAGCGGCCCATCCAAAGGCAGATTGGCAAAACGCCGCACCTCCACCCCACCAGGCGCAAGCAGCGCCAACAGTTTCTCGTGCAGCGGAATCAACCCCCACAACGGTACGATGGACCAACCCAAAAACAGCGTCACCCAAGGGCCTTCATACTCGAACTGTAAGGGCAGCAGCGCCCCCCGCCGCCATTGGCTCACAATCCACAAAAACAGCAGCAAAAAGATACTAAATTCTAGCAGATAGAGCGCCCACGGACGGTTGCTACCTAGAGGAATCGGCGCCCAAAACATCAACCCCAAAAAGGCCACAAACAGCACGCCATGGCGGCTGCCCTCGTCATGGGAGGGCTCTTCTCGATAGAGATCTGGCAATGCTTCGGGGTCATACTCCCGTGCTTCGGACTCTCGCTCTTGCGTCTCGCTCATCACTGCCTCACCCTTGTTCAGCCGCGCCCACAGTCGGGCTATTCAGCTACTGCATCCACTGCAATCTTAACTGCGGATCCTGACGGGTTAACCGCTCAATTTCATCCCAGCGACCCATTTTTTTAGCCTCGCTCAACAGTTTGTTTCGCTGCAAAGGCTTGGCAAACAAGCGATCCCCGCTGGCCTGCACCTGTTTGCGCATCTCGCTGGAGAGCTTGTCCCAGATGCGATACCCCAGCCGCACCACCCCAAGTTGTACACCCGGCTCCAAGGGGGCAAACACATTGGCCCGTTCCATATCTTTTTCAATCCCGACAACATCCTCACCCAGACGAAATTTTGCCATCGCCTGATTGACCCATGGGTAGCCCCAAGATGGACGTATCCCATTAATTTTCTGATAATAATGGATGCTTTTGCCATAGTGGGCGACACGGCGTTTTGCCGCGTTGCTGCTGGACGCCATGCGCATGTGCAGATTACCCATTTTAAACAGATAATCGGGATGATCCGGCGCCCAACGATCCGCCCTCTCCAACATGTACAGCGCATCTTTATAAACGTTGTACTGCTCACTGCGGTTGGCCGCCAAAGGCAGCTTATTCTCAAGAATTTGGTCACTCAGATAGACAAACAGCGTGCCCATACCGGCCTGGAAAGAGAGGCTCATCAACCACAGAAACACCAGCCCCCCAGCCACCACCAGCACCATACGCTGGATCGGGCTTAGGAGAGGGGAGACTGGGGTATCCTGTGTCTGTTTTTCTTTTCTGCGCGAACGTCTAGACGGCTTAGCGGACACGATAGATTATACCCTTCAGAATCGTAAACAGCAGCGCAAGGCTGGGATAGACCCCGCAACAGAGCGCGTGCCTAACGTTTGCTATCATCCCCATAGCCATAAGCCGTATAGCTGCTGCGGGAACCATAGCCGTAGCCATAACCGTAACCATAACCGTAACCGTAACCATAACGGTAGGAGCTGCCATAGTAAGAAAGCCGCTTCATATCTACCGAATTAAACACACACCCCACCACATTAATTTGGCTATGCTGCAAGCGTCTAAGCGCGTTAAGCACGGTGCCCTTATTGGCACGACTGGCCTTAACCACAAACACCACCGCATCGGACTGTTTGCCCAAAATCTGCGCATCGGTCACAATGAGTGAGGGTGGCGCATCAATGATAATACGATCATAACGCCGACATAGCTCACTCATCATATCCTTCCACAGCTGCGATGAGAGAATTTCACTGGGAAAGGCGGGGGTCGGTCCACTGGTCATAACATGCAGGCCGCTTTCGGTCTCCACAATTTGCGCCAGCAAGTTATAGATGGAGTGTTCCGTTAGCGCCACACCACCACGAGCTGGTCGTTCAAAATTCTCCAACGCCTGTCGTGGTGAGGCAAAGGAGGGAGGCAGATTATCCAACTGCACCTTTTTCTCAATGCCTTCATCCCAATCCATTAAGGGCTCAACCTTGGCCCCACCCTCGCTGTTTACCTCGGGGACCGATGACACCGGTTGCCCCTGTTCCCCTTTAGATAGGCTCCCCTGTCGCATCTCTTGAATGCCATGGGTGGTCTGCTCCACCAACTCATTCAGAAAGGCGGTCACCCCTTGGGTCTCGCTAATACCAAACACCTTACGCAAACGGGGGCGACGGAGATCGGCCTCAATCAACAAGGTACGGTCGCCCGCCTGGGTGAACGACTGGGCCATATTGATGGCCACCGTGGTTTTACCCTCTTCGGGTATGGAGGAGGTAACGGTAATAACCTGATGGGAGTTATCAATATCCGAAAACAACACCGAGGTCCGTAAACTTCGTATGGCCTCGGAATAGTTGGATTTGGGATGC
Protein-coding sequences here:
- a CDS encoding glycosyltransferase family 4 protein, with protein sequence MRQIIFVNRYFAPDHSATSQLLSDLSQHLAGQGRRVCVITSRQRYEGGQSLAARDSYHGVQVFRVAGFQFGRSHLLGRGLDYLSFYLFAAWRLLWLARRDDWVVVKTDPPLLSVVVALLALVKRVRVVNWVQDLFPEVAVALLPQLPWRGLQPLLRGLRNLSLRRATANVVICAGMKARLQREGVDEKRLHVIYNWSVSPQPERDMAQPNPYRHRWQLDHRFVLSYSGNMGRAHRFESIIWAIEQSAANQAIQWLFIGGGPQRAQVAEAVQEQLGRTVQFHPYQPQERLHLTLAVADLHLVSLAPEMEGLIFPSKLCGILQAGRGVLLVADPEGEMGALVREQQCGLVFAPEDKAGLLAAIERLSRAPELCQQMGARAYQLSETHFSRQAMLRQWQQLLTP
- a CDS encoding O-antigen ligase family protein; the protein is MSETQERESEAREYDPEALPDLYREEPSHDEGSRHGVLFVAFLGLMFWAPIPLGSNRPWALYLLEFSIFLLLFLWIVSQWRRGALLPLQFEYEGPWVTLFLGWSIVPLWGLIPLHEKLLALLAPGGVEVRRFANLPLDGPLVVDLFTAWQSWIAWMAWLGAFWLVMVLVNSRERVKWVMLTLFVTGLFQIFFGLLTLHTDGYFFLWFKALSTPEKQDFLTGTFVNRNHFAGYLEFAIPVGIGLLVAWLRYARDMGQSGKDKVQSLLNELSSYRGLILVLTMVMIFGLIMSLSRGGNLALFVALFSVVLLTFARRYRSKRERRLFIPLLIIALVGGAWFNLEKLTGRMLTIQNREMDRFVVYEAVKEKIKDYPLLGSGGGSFEVIFPLYRPESISKFYNHVHNDHLEFISDYGLIGYLIWMSGVALLWGRIARAFIKRQDPFVRGVLFASLVSTLSLLLHGLVDFNLQIPANIFTFYIMLALGLVASRLPHQSRRHRSTLKPYTSLPSSL